A region from the Fimbriimonadaceae bacterium genome encodes:
- a CDS encoding TIM barrel protein — MAKKITRRALIASTAAAGAGLAAARAGAARSSTPMPAPFKLKYAPHFGMFQNLAGPDPVDQLKFAADQGFTAWEDNGMMGRPVPEQERIAKAMRDLGMTMGVFVAHAEWNNPTYALGGAENRAALVAQAKAAVEVAKRTQVKWMTVVPGPYDKRLAWDFQTANVIDSLRAMAEVFEPEGLVMVLEALNPYRDHPGMFLSKIPQAFMVCRAVNSPACKILFDMYHQQITEGNIIPNIDAAWSEIAYFQLGDNPGRNEPGTGEMNYHNIFRHLHGKGYEGVVGMEHGNSRRGKEGDQAVIDAYRAADAS; from the coding sequence ATGGCCAAGAAGATCACCCGCCGCGCTCTGATCGCATCGACCGCCGCGGCGGGTGCCGGCTTGGCGGCGGCGCGCGCCGGCGCCGCAAGGAGCAGTACACCCATGCCCGCGCCGTTCAAGCTCAAATACGCCCCCCATTTCGGCATGTTCCAGAACCTGGCGGGTCCGGATCCGGTGGACCAGCTCAAGTTCGCGGCCGACCAGGGATTCACCGCGTGGGAGGACAACGGCATGATGGGCCGCCCGGTGCCCGAGCAGGAGCGGATCGCCAAGGCGATGCGCGACCTGGGGATGACGATGGGCGTCTTCGTAGCCCATGCCGAATGGAACAATCCCACCTACGCGTTGGGCGGCGCCGAGAACCGCGCGGCGCTGGTCGCCCAGGCCAAAGCCGCGGTGGAGGTCGCCAAACGCACGCAGGTGAAGTGGATGACCGTCGTGCCGGGGCCGTACGACAAGCGGCTGGCGTGGGACTTCCAGACGGCGAACGTGATCGACAGCCTGCGCGCGATGGCCGAGGTCTTCGAGCCCGAGGGTTTGGTGATGGTGCTGGAGGCGTTGAACCCGTACCGCGACCACCCGGGCATGTTCCTTTCGAAGATCCCGCAGGCATTCATGGTCTGTCGCGCGGTGAACTCGCCCGCGTGCAAGATCTTGTTCGACATGTACCACCAGCAGATCACGGAGGGAAACATCATCCCCAACATCGACGCGGCGTGGTCCGAGATCGCCTACTTCCAGTTGGGGGACAACCCCGGCCGCAACGAACCGGGCACGGGCGAGATGAACTACCACAACATCTTCCGACACCTCCACGGCAAGGGTTACGAGGGCGTGGTGGGAATGGAGCACGGCAATTCGAGACGCGGAAAGGAGGGCGATCAGGCCGTGATCGACGCCTACCGCGCAGCCGACGCCTCCTAA
- a CDS encoding RsiV family protein, protein MNLALALLVGLVAAPQGPGYANPTTVKVKIPMVGKVAANVGLVQFATSAPLCDFAEQTVRDSELHLARLWVRESKEMMREVLQDRPKMEQYLSYEGDTALKYDSKQLLSVWAHAEYYSGGAHGMRNTRTYNFALAAGKPVRFGVKEAFLRDKASRVALQSLLVQRAGMLEGTMWIAEGQVKYLSDEQLDRFWVDQDALVWEFDPYELGPYSSGPYTLSIPRMDVQTHIRPDGPLGFWARQ, encoded by the coding sequence ATGAACCTCGCCCTCGCCCTGCTCGTCGGTCTCGTGGCGGCCCCCCAAGGGCCCGGCTATGCAAACCCCACCACGGTGAAGGTGAAGATTCCCATGGTCGGGAAAGTCGCGGCCAACGTCGGCCTGGTCCAGTTCGCAACCAGCGCGCCGCTGTGCGACTTTGCCGAGCAGACCGTGCGTGACTCGGAGTTGCACCTCGCGCGACTCTGGGTCCGGGAATCGAAGGAAATGATGCGGGAGGTGCTCCAGGACCGTCCCAAGATGGAGCAGTACCTCAGCTACGAGGGCGATACGGCGCTCAAATACGATTCCAAGCAGCTGTTGAGCGTCTGGGCGCACGCGGAGTACTACTCGGGTGGCGCGCACGGCATGCGCAACACGCGAACGTACAACTTCGCGCTGGCCGCCGGCAAGCCCGTGCGGTTCGGCGTCAAGGAGGCGTTCCTTCGCGACAAGGCGTCTCGCGTGGCCCTGCAGTCGCTGCTGGTGCAGCGTGCCGGCATGCTCGAGGGCACGATGTGGATCGCCGAGGGGCAGGTGAAGTACCTCTCGGACGAGCAACTCGATCGATTCTGGGTGGACCAGGACGCGCTGGTGTGGGAGTTCGACCCCTACGAGCTTGGGCCGTACTCTTCCGGTCCCTACACGCTGTCGATTCCCCGGATGGACGTTCAGACGCACATTCGGCCGGACGGGCCGCTCGGTTTTTGGGCGAGGCAGTAG
- a CDS encoding formylglycine-generating enzyme family protein — MLTLALAALATVASHAQTPETFVQKLDKTLVEFTMVRVPDGSVTVGDKTIEVKNLWIGKTEVTWDLFDVWTFRLDLTQEELQRGVDAESRPSRPYGAPDRGFGHQGYPALGMAHQAAVRFCEWLSQKSGRKYRLPTEAEWIYAAGKPGDFAAEAWTWENGEDTTHPVATKKPNAFGLYDMWGNAREWCEGLDGEAVTVGGSYWDKEATITPGARWKYSIKWQERDPQKPKSKWWLSDGPFIGMRLVCER, encoded by the coding sequence ATGCTTACCCTTGCCCTCGCCGCTCTCGCCACCGTCGCCTCCCATGCCCAGACCCCCGAAACGTTCGTGCAGAAGCTCGACAAGACGCTCGTCGAGTTCACGATGGTGCGCGTTCCCGACGGGTCCGTCACCGTGGGCGATAAGACAATCGAGGTGAAGAACCTCTGGATCGGAAAGACCGAGGTCACGTGGGACCTGTTCGACGTCTGGACGTTCCGCCTCGACCTCACCCAGGAGGAGCTGCAGCGGGGGGTCGATGCTGAGTCGCGGCCCAGCCGCCCGTACGGCGCCCCGGACCGAGGCTTCGGCCACCAGGGCTATCCGGCCCTGGGGATGGCGCACCAGGCGGCGGTCCGGTTCTGCGAGTGGCTCAGCCAGAAGAGCGGCCGCAAGTATCGCCTGCCGACGGAAGCCGAGTGGATTTATGCCGCAGGCAAGCCTGGAGATTTCGCCGCCGAGGCGTGGACGTGGGAAAACGGCGAGGACACCACCCACCCCGTCGCCACGAAGAAGCCGAATGCGTTCGGTCTCTACGACATGTGGGGCAACGCGCGCGAGTGGTGCGAGGGGCTCGACGGCGAGGCGGTGACGGTCGGCGGCTCCTACTGGGACAAGGAGGCGACGATCACACCCGGGGCCCGCTGGAAGTACTCGATCAAGTGGCAGGAGCGCGATCCGCAGAAGCCGAAAAGCAAGTGGTGGCTTTCGGATGGTCCGTTCATCGGCATGCGGCTGGTGTGCGAGCGCTGA
- a CDS encoding Gfo/Idh/MocA family oxidoreductase yields MTRRDFLAKSALAGAALTVPRSFGAFTQANATLKVGLIGCGGRGTGAAIDNFTSSPGVVLWAMGDAFADRLQGSQNQLKDSLKDAYQVTPARSFVGLDAYKGVLATDVDLVILATPPGFRPAHLKAAIDAGKNVFMEKPVAVDGPGIRTVFEASDLAKTKNLAIVAGTQRRHDLAYNEAMKRIHDGQLGDIVAASCYWNQGGLWMNQRKAEWSDLEWQMRNWLYFTWLSGDHICEQHIHNIDVVNWAMDAYPVKAVSLGGRQVRTDPSYGHIFDHFATEFQYANGVKCHSYCRQIDGTASNVSEQIVGSKGVSDANTRITGENAWRWDGERPNPYMLEHRDLVASIRAGKPLNEGRRVAESTMTAILGRTACYTGKEVTREQILNSTENLYPDHLEFGPMPVPPVAVPGRTEFH; encoded by the coding sequence ATGACCCGCAGAGATTTCCTTGCCAAGTCCGCCCTTGCCGGAGCGGCCCTGACCGTGCCCCGCTCGTTCGGCGCTTTCACCCAGGCCAACGCGACCCTCAAGGTGGGCTTGATCGGGTGCGGCGGCCGAGGAACCGGCGCCGCGATCGACAACTTCACGTCCAGCCCCGGCGTCGTGCTTTGGGCGATGGGCGACGCGTTTGCCGACCGCCTTCAGGGCTCGCAAAACCAGCTCAAGGACTCTCTCAAAGACGCCTACCAGGTCACGCCTGCGCGCTCCTTCGTCGGGCTCGACGCCTACAAGGGCGTGCTGGCGACGGATGTGGATCTGGTCATCCTCGCGACCCCTCCCGGATTCCGCCCCGCGCACCTGAAGGCGGCGATCGACGCGGGAAAGAACGTGTTCATGGAGAAGCCGGTCGCCGTCGACGGACCTGGCATCCGCACGGTCTTCGAAGCGAGCGATCTCGCCAAGACCAAGAATCTCGCGATCGTCGCCGGCACCCAGCGCCGACACGACCTCGCCTACAACGAGGCCATGAAGCGGATCCACGACGGCCAGCTCGGCGACATCGTGGCCGCATCCTGCTACTGGAACCAAGGCGGTCTTTGGATGAACCAGCGCAAGGCAGAATGGAGCGACCTCGAGTGGCAGATGCGCAACTGGCTGTACTTCACGTGGCTCTCGGGCGACCACATCTGCGAGCAGCACATCCACAACATCGACGTCGTGAACTGGGCAATGGACGCGTACCCGGTCAAAGCCGTTTCCCTCGGTGGCCGGCAGGTTCGCACCGACCCGAGCTACGGCCACATCTTCGACCACTTCGCCACCGAGTTCCAGTATGCGAACGGGGTGAAGTGCCACAGCTACTGCCGCCAGATCGATGGCACCGCCAGCAACGTGTCGGAGCAGATCGTGGGTTCCAAGGGCGTTTCGGACGCCAACACACGCATCACGGGTGAGAACGCGTGGCGCTGGGACGGCGAGCGACCCAACCCGTACATGCTCGAGCACCGGGACCTCGTCGCGAGCATCCGCGCCGGCAAGCCCCTCAACGAGGGACGGCGCGTGGCGGAGAGCACGATGACCGCGATCCTCGGCCGCACCGCATGCTACACCGGCAAAGAGGTCACCCGCGAGCAGATCCTCAACTCCACCGAAAACCTCTACCCCGACCACCTCGAGTTCGGGCCGATGCCGGTTCCTCCGGTCGCGGTTCCGGGCCGGACCGAGTTCCACTAG
- a CDS encoding non-lysosomal glucosylceramidase yields MRGKGLKWIGMPVGGLCAGQVYLGGDGKLWHWDVFSPQMSSDYQFSSRGGHYAEPMEVRSPFEQRFEFVLEGRGGDMPGFDLGTMRTIEFENRYPVGVVRYSDPEVPLRIELEAFSPFIPLQTDDSSQPLSVLRYTLHNPTDKPMRGKVLASLDNRIAGFSGHQDLFKRVNRVRYDGDTVMVECVATPLHPASSTGRPDIAFEDFERATYAPWISTGTAFGDGPFPRSQMPERKSETKAHGEYLVNTHESRHGEESAASDLPTGTLTSPEFTIERGYVNFLIGGGGHKGQTSLDLLIDGKVVRTASGRNSNPMRPASFDVREFAGKRAVLRIVDAVTGGWGHICVDQIVFSDTPWRDDVEWDKLPDYGSMALAILDRPAGTRAWTGPPNVIEPVPATASEEKREEMFERVLLRASRSDPGVLLGVIEAPFAIPPGESQTLEFVLAWHFPNYGPPQGEFGAIEDLPNLKKHYSLRSDSAREAVHAYAREAPRLRGETLKWVDTWFDSTLPHWFLERTLVSVDCLATGTAHRFDNGRFYGWEGVYCCPGTCQHVWNYAQAAARLFPELERDVRERVDFGLAWQPDGTIFYRAESGKQIAHDGQAGTIVRAYREHTMATDGAFLRRVWPKVKGSIERLRREDADGDGVLEGWQYNTLDAAWAGKISWISSVYLAALRAGAAMARDVGEAAYAEELEAVVAKGGASVTEQLFNGEYFAMERDPSHPESIGYGPGCHVDQVLGDSWLHQVGLEPVLPREQVRTALKSLWKYNFAPDAGQYMNAMQAVIKGGRWYAMPGEAGLVMTSFPRGGAQEAKGKGHADWVVGYFNECMNGFEYQAAAHMIAEGLVDEGLAIVRTIHDRYGPEKRNPFNEIECGDHYARSMAAYGVFLTMCGFRYHGPKGEIGFAPKLTPDEFRAPFTAAEGWGTYSQTLRGRRLEATLQVRHGSVGVEALTLERPEGFRAVDAVCTLGGKGCRVSMSTKGASVRLAFGERLNVREASDLHVRLNLEPTGTARSSSAL; encoded by the coding sequence ATGCGGGGCAAGGGCCTGAAGTGGATTGGAATGCCGGTAGGCGGGCTCTGCGCGGGTCAGGTGTACCTGGGCGGGGACGGCAAACTGTGGCACTGGGACGTCTTCTCACCCCAGATGTCCTCCGACTACCAGTTCTCGTCGCGAGGGGGGCACTACGCCGAGCCGATGGAGGTGCGCTCCCCATTCGAGCAGCGCTTTGAGTTCGTGTTGGAGGGTCGGGGCGGCGACATGCCCGGCTTCGATTTGGGCACCATGCGAACGATCGAATTCGAGAACCGCTATCCGGTGGGCGTGGTCCGCTACTCGGACCCGGAGGTTCCTCTCCGTATCGAACTCGAGGCGTTTTCTCCGTTCATTCCTCTTCAAACCGACGATTCGAGCCAACCTCTCTCCGTGCTTCGGTACACCCTGCACAACCCGACCGACAAGCCCATGCGCGGCAAGGTTCTCGCAAGTCTGGACAATCGCATCGCCGGGTTCTCAGGCCACCAGGATCTGTTCAAGCGTGTGAACCGGGTGCGTTACGACGGCGACACGGTGATGGTCGAGTGCGTTGCGACGCCGCTTCACCCCGCCAGCTCCACCGGACGGCCCGACATCGCGTTCGAAGACTTCGAGCGAGCGACCTACGCGCCCTGGATCTCGACCGGCACGGCCTTCGGCGACGGTCCCTTCCCCCGAAGCCAGATGCCGGAGCGCAAGAGCGAGACCAAGGCGCACGGCGAGTACCTGGTCAACACCCACGAATCGCGCCACGGCGAGGAATCCGCCGCGAGCGACCTGCCTACGGGCACCCTCACGAGCCCCGAGTTCACGATCGAGCGCGGATACGTCAACTTCCTGATCGGGGGTGGCGGCCACAAGGGCCAGACCAGCCTTGACCTGCTGATCGACGGCAAGGTCGTGCGCACCGCCTCGGGTCGCAACTCCAATCCGATGCGCCCCGCGAGCTTCGACGTGCGCGAGTTTGCGGGCAAGCGCGCCGTCCTGCGGATTGTGGATGCCGTGACCGGTGGCTGGGGTCACATCTGCGTGGATCAGATCGTGTTCTCCGACACGCCTTGGAGGGATGACGTCGAGTGGGACAAGTTGCCCGACTACGGCTCCATGGCGCTGGCGATCCTGGACAGGCCCGCGGGGACCAGGGCGTGGACCGGCCCTCCGAATGTCATCGAGCCAGTGCCCGCGACCGCCTCGGAAGAGAAGCGCGAGGAGATGTTCGAACGGGTGCTCCTTCGAGCCTCCAGGTCCGATCCGGGCGTGCTGCTGGGGGTGATCGAGGCTCCTTTCGCCATTCCTCCCGGCGAGTCCCAAACGCTCGAGTTCGTGCTCGCGTGGCACTTTCCCAACTACGGGCCGCCGCAAGGCGAGTTCGGTGCCATCGAGGACCTCCCGAACCTCAAGAAGCACTATTCGCTGCGCAGCGACTCGGCGCGAGAGGCGGTGCACGCCTACGCCCGCGAAGCGCCGCGGCTCCGCGGCGAGACCCTGAAGTGGGTCGACACGTGGTTCGACTCGACCCTTCCGCACTGGTTTCTCGAACGCACGCTCGTCTCCGTGGACTGCCTCGCAACGGGCACCGCGCATCGGTTCGACAACGGGCGCTTCTACGGGTGGGAGGGTGTGTACTGCTGCCCGGGCACGTGCCAGCACGTGTGGAACTACGCGCAGGCCGCAGCGCGGCTCTTCCCCGAACTTGAGCGCGACGTGCGCGAGCGCGTGGACTTCGGGCTCGCATGGCAGCCCGACGGCACGATCTTCTACCGCGCGGAGAGCGGCAAACAGATCGCCCACGACGGCCAGGCCGGCACGATCGTGCGCGCCTACCGAGAGCACACGATGGCCACCGACGGCGCCTTCCTTCGCCGAGTGTGGCCGAAGGTGAAGGGTTCGATCGAGCGCCTTCGAAGAGAGGACGCCGATGGCGATGGCGTTTTGGAAGGCTGGCAGTACAACACCCTGGACGCCGCCTGGGCGGGCAAGATCTCCTGGATCTCGAGCGTCTATCTCGCGGCCCTTCGGGCTGGCGCGGCGATGGCACGCGATGTGGGGGAAGCAGCCTACGCGGAGGAGCTCGAGGCCGTGGTCGCCAAGGGCGGCGCGAGCGTCACCGAGCAGCTGTTCAACGGCGAGTACTTCGCCATGGAGCGCGATCCCAGCCACCCTGAGAGCATCGGCTACGGGCCCGGTTGCCACGTGGACCAGGTGCTCGGCGACAGTTGGCTGCACCAGGTGGGGCTCGAACCGGTGCTCCCGCGCGAGCAGGTGCGGACGGCGCTCAAGTCTCTGTGGAAGTACAACTTCGCGCCGGATGCGGGCCAGTACATGAACGCGATGCAGGCGGTGATCAAGGGCGGGCGCTGGTACGCGATGCCGGGCGAGGCCGGGCTGGTGATGACCTCCTTCCCCCGGGGCGGGGCGCAAGAGGCCAAGGGCAAGGGCCATGCCGACTGGGTGGTGGGGTACTTCAACGAGTGCATGAACGGCTTCGAGTACCAGGCCGCCGCGCATATGATCGCGGAAGGGCTGGTCGACGAGGGGCTTGCGATCGTACGCACGATCCACGATCGGTACGGCCCGGAGAAACGCAATCCCTTCAACGAGATCGAGTGCGGCGACCACTACGCGCGTTCGATGGCGGCGTATGGCGTCTTCCTCACAATGTGCGGGTTTCGCTACCACGGCCCCAAGGGCGAGATCGGGTTTGCGCCCAAGCTGACGCCCGATGAGTTCCGTGCCCCGTTCACTGCGGCCGAGGGTTGGGGCACGTACTCGCAGACCCTTCGTGGCAGGCGTCTCGAGGCCACGCTCCAGGTCCGCCACGGTTCCGTGGGCGTCGAAGCGCTCACGCTCGAACGGCCCGAGGGTTTCCGGGCCGTGGACGCCGTGTGCACGCTGGGCGGCAAAGGCTGTCGGGTTTCGATGTCGACCAAAGGTGCCAGCGTGCGCCTGGCGTTCGGCGAGCGCTTGAACGTGCGCGAGGCGTCGGACCTGCACGTCCGCCTGAACCTGGAACCCACTGGGACGGCGCGGAGTTCATCCGCGCTGTGA
- a CDS encoding Re/Si-specific NAD(P)(+) transhydrogenase subunit alpha: MKIGVPRETFPGERRVATTPDVAAQLIKLGFEVSVESGAGAEASFSDEAYQAAGCTIATEGEVWTGSDIILKVRGPNEEEAAKLKAGQTLISFLWPAQNAELLKELSDRGVTAMAMDCVPRISRAQKVDALSSMANIAGYRAVVEAAQHFGRFFTGQITAAGKVPPAKVLVIGAGVAGLAAIGAAKSMGAIVRSFDTRPEVKEQIESMDAEFLMLDFEGEDGAGEGGYAKVMSEEFIKAEMALFADQAKEVDIIITTALIPGKPAPKLISKAMVESMKNGSVIVDLAAEQGGNCELTQPGKVVVHNGVTLIGYTDMPSRLAAQASQLYATNLRHLLTDLTPEKNGEIVVNMEDEVFRGATVCKDKEITWPPPAPTLSMAPAKPAPAPAPAVAKPKPSPLGGFVGMAIAGVALLGLGAVAPPAFMAHFTVFVLACFVGYMVIWNVTAALHTPLMSVTNAISSVIIIGALLQISSSEQLIGWIAAGTVLIASINIFGGFAVTRRMLEMFRK, encoded by the coding sequence ATGAAGATTGGCGTACCGAGGGAGACCTTCCCGGGCGAACGGCGCGTGGCGACGACGCCCGACGTCGCGGCCCAGTTGATCAAGCTTGGCTTCGAGGTGTCCGTAGAGTCTGGAGCGGGCGCGGAGGCAAGCTTCTCCGACGAGGCTTACCAGGCCGCGGGTTGCACCATCGCCACCGAGGGCGAGGTGTGGACCGGGTCCGACATCATCCTCAAGGTTCGGGGCCCGAACGAGGAGGAGGCGGCCAAGCTGAAGGCGGGACAGACCCTCATCAGCTTCCTTTGGCCGGCTCAAAACGCGGAACTTCTCAAGGAGCTGTCCGACCGCGGCGTCACGGCCATGGCGATGGACTGCGTGCCGCGCATCTCGCGCGCCCAGAAGGTGGACGCCCTCAGCTCGATGGCGAACATCGCCGGATACCGCGCCGTCGTCGAGGCCGCGCAGCACTTCGGGCGCTTCTTCACCGGCCAGATCACCGCCGCGGGCAAAGTGCCGCCGGCGAAGGTGCTGGTCATCGGCGCGGGCGTCGCCGGCCTGGCGGCCATCGGTGCCGCCAAGAGCATGGGCGCGATCGTGCGCTCGTTCGACACCCGACCCGAGGTCAAAGAGCAGATCGAGAGCATGGATGCCGAGTTCCTCATGCTCGACTTCGAGGGCGAGGACGGGGCCGGCGAGGGCGGCTACGCCAAGGTGATGAGCGAGGAGTTCATCAAAGCGGAGATGGCGCTGTTCGCCGATCAGGCGAAAGAAGTCGACATCATCATCACCACGGCGCTGATCCCCGGCAAACCCGCCCCCAAACTGATTTCCAAGGCCATGGTCGAGTCGATGAAGAACGGCAGCGTCATCGTCGACCTCGCCGCCGAACAGGGCGGCAACTGCGAACTGACCCAGCCCGGCAAGGTCGTCGTCCACAACGGCGTGACGCTCATCGGCTACACCGACATGCCGAGCCGCCTGGCCGCCCAGGCCAGCCAGCTCTACGCGACGAACCTGCGCCACCTCCTCACCGACCTGACCCCCGAGAAGAACGGCGAGATCGTGGTGAACATGGAGGACGAGGTCTTCCGTGGCGCGACGGTCTGCAAGGACAAGGAGATCACGTGGCCGCCGCCGGCCCCGACGCTCTCGATGGCCCCGGCGAAGCCCGCGCCCGCCCCCGCGCCGGCGGTCGCGAAGCCCAAACCCTCGCCTCTCGGCGGATTTGTCGGCATGGCGATCGCGGGTGTGGCCCTGCTGGGCTTGGGAGCCGTCGCCCCGCCCGCGTTCATGGCGCACTTCACGGTGTTCGTGCTGGCGTGTTTCGTCGGCTACATGGTGATCTGGAACGTCACGGCCGCCCTGCACACGCCGCTGATGAGCGTGACCAACGCCATCTCCTCCGTGATCATCATCGGAGCCCTGCTGCAGATCAGTTCGAGCGAACAGCTCATCGGCTGGATCGCAGCCGGGACGGTGTTGATTGCGAGCATCAACATCTTTGGCGGCTTTGCCGTCACCCGCCGCATGCTCGAGATGTTCAGGAAGTAA
- a CDS encoding DinB family protein: MNDALVETWRINACINLYLLDALSPEQLVAPVAKGKTAVGHLAHVHNVRLMWLKAAAEELLEGVEKLDPKAADGAALREALGRSADRIGTLIERAETPEGRVKGFKPHCAGFVGYLIAHESFHRAQVELGLRQAGLPLSDKVAYGMWEWGARGATS, from the coding sequence ATGAACGACGCCCTGGTGGAAACGTGGCGCATCAACGCCTGCATCAACCTCTACCTCCTCGACGCCCTCTCACCGGAACAACTGGTCGCCCCGGTGGCAAAGGGCAAGACCGCTGTGGGTCATCTGGCGCACGTACACAACGTGAGGCTCATGTGGCTGAAAGCCGCGGCCGAAGAGCTGCTGGAGGGTGTTGAGAAACTGGATCCCAAGGCCGCGGATGGCGCGGCTCTTCGCGAAGCCCTTGGGCGATCCGCCGACCGCATCGGGACGCTGATCGAACGGGCGGAAACCCCCGAGGGCCGGGTGAAGGGGTTCAAACCGCACTGCGCCGGGTTCGTGGGCTACCTCATCGCCCACGAGTCCTTCCACCGCGCCCAGGTGGAGCTCGGTCTGCGCCAAGCGGGCTTGCCCCTTTCAGACAAGGTCGCTTACGGAATGTGGGAGTGGGGCGCGAGGGGTGCTACTTCTTGA
- a CDS encoding ABC transporter permease, producing MSLLQRISRSPALGLVGLVVAWMAVFGLFALLRPETFPTAANLETLARQGTIVAMAAIGMTYVIVSGGLDLSVGSTVAFTTVVIAWLLDRGQGPWVALLGGIGAAVACGVCNGLLVTRLRVGPFVVTLGTLLVIRGLAKGLANEQKIDAPMTWLADVLATLGKEQRWMLVPIGVWTMLVFAALMALVLRRTRFGRHLVAIGSNENAARLCGVPVDRVKLSVYVVGGLFAGLAGLMQFSRLTVGDPTVAQGLELEVIAAVVIGGASLSGGQGTIAGALLGAAIMTTIRAGGSHMGWANWIQEIVTGAIIVLSVALDKMRRRG from the coding sequence GTGAGCCTCCTCCAGCGGATTTCGCGCAGCCCCGCACTGGGCCTGGTCGGCCTCGTGGTCGCCTGGATGGCCGTGTTCGGACTGTTCGCGCTCCTGCGGCCCGAGACGTTCCCCACCGCCGCCAATCTCGAGACCCTGGCCCGGCAAGGAACGATCGTGGCCATGGCGGCCATCGGGATGACCTACGTGATCGTGAGCGGCGGGTTGGACCTCTCCGTGGGTTCGACGGTCGCCTTCACCACGGTTGTGATCGCGTGGCTCCTCGATCGCGGGCAGGGGCCGTGGGTCGCCCTTCTGGGCGGCATCGGGGCGGCGGTGGCGTGCGGAGTGTGCAACGGCCTGCTGGTCACCCGCCTCCGCGTGGGGCCGTTCGTGGTGACGCTCGGCACCCTCTTGGTGATCCGCGGACTGGCCAAGGGCTTGGCGAACGAGCAAAAGATCGACGCCCCGATGACCTGGTTGGCGGACGTGCTCGCGACCCTGGGCAAGGAGCAGCGGTGGATGCTCGTTCCGATCGGGGTGTGGACGATGCTGGTCTTCGCCGCCCTGATGGCGCTGGTGCTGAGGCGAACGCGTTTCGGCCGCCATCTGGTGGCGATCGGGTCCAACGAGAATGCCGCCCGACTGTGCGGCGTCCCGGTCGATCGGGTGAAGCTGAGCGTGTACGTCGTGGGCGGGCTGTTCGCCGGACTTGCGGGGCTGATGCAGTTCTCGCGCCTCACGGTGGGCGATCCCACCGTGGCGCAAGGACTGGAGTTGGAGGTGATCGCCGCGGTGGTGATCGGCGGTGCGAGCCTCTCCGGGGGACAGGGCACCATCGCCGGAGCGCTTCTGGGCGCCGCGATCATGACCACGATTCGGGCTGGCGGTTCGCACATGGGCTGGGCGAACTGGATTCAGGAGATCGTGACCGGCGCGATCATCGTGCTCTCCGTGGCCCTCGACAAGATGCGGCGGAGGGGTTAG